From the genome of Miscanthus floridulus cultivar M001 chromosome 10, ASM1932011v1, whole genome shotgun sequence, one region includes:
- the LOC136488669 gene encoding uncharacterized protein — protein sequence MANYLPVMLAPSAMNWLTNLRTDSIGSWDDLKRVFIENYTATCVRPGTKHNLEKFYQRTGEPLRGYIRCFSEMRNSIPNINDGEVISAFIRGLYHHPKLRSKLNQKTPRTIGELLQIANPYADAKEADQHHKDDVTQTSRSERQPRCNDDRREERGDDDRDRRYNDRPEGSKARQFHHRRLDNAIALVEQPHAKRNYDDNYENLLDAKAYRDEENKTAKKRNAREDDSRKDPEHPKDANTAFQDPSKTVGTIFGGAAASKNKRKQKLTTRQVLSVSNNDTIADPRYLNWSEYPITFSRADQWSDIPCPGRFPLILDTIIQKVRFRKVIIDGGSALNILFAGALTELGLSKKDLTPVDSPF from the exons ATGGCAAATTATTTGCCTGTTATGCTCGCTCCTTCTGCAATGAACTGGCTCACCAATCTGAGGACAGACTCCATTGGCtcttgggatgatctcaagaGAGTTTTCATTGAAAACTACACGGCCACATGCGTCCGACCAGGTACGAAGCACAACCTAGAGAAGTTTTATCAGAGAACCGGCGAACCTCTCCGCGGCTACATCAGATGTTTCTCGGAAATGAGGAACTCCATCCCCAACATCAATGATGGTGAGGTCATCTCTGCGTTCATTCGGGGTCTTTATCATCACCCCAAGCTGCGTTCTAAGCTCAATCAGAAGACGCCGCGTACAATTGGCGAGCTATTGCAAATAGCCAATCCGTATGCCGATGCTAAGGAGGCTGACCAGCACCACAAGGATGATGTCACCCAGACTTCTCGGTCCGAACGCCAGCCGCgttgcaatgatgatcgccgcgaagagcGGGGCGATGACGACCGTGACCGCCGTTATAATGACAGGCCAGAGGGCTCAAAAGCCAGGCAGTTCCATCATCGCCGACTAGATAATGCCATCGCCTTGGTTGAGCAACCACACGCTAAGCGCAACTACGATGACAACTATGAAAATCTCCTTGATG CCAAGGCCTACCGCGATGAGGAGAATAAGACAGCCAAGAAGCGTAATGCCCGCGAGGATGACAGCCGCAAGGATCCTGAGCACCCTAAGGACGCGAACACTGCCTTCCAAGATCCAAGCAAGACCGTCGGCACGATTTTTGGAGGAGCGGCTGCCTCCAAGAACAAGCGCAAGCAGAAGCTTACCACTCGCCAGGTCCTATCGGTTAGCAATAATGACACTATCGCCGATCCCAGGTACCTGAACTGGTCGGAGtaccccatcaccttcagcagggctgaccagtggtcAGACATTCCCTGTCCAGGGCGGTTTCCGCTCATTCTGGACACCATCATCCAGAAGGTGCGATTTAGGAAGGTCATCATTGATGGTGGGAGCGCCCTCAACatactcttcgccggagccctaactgagttaggcCTCTCCAAGAAAGATCTCACCCCCGTCGACTCTCCATTCTAG
- the LOC136488667 gene encoding uncharacterized protein, translating to MPGVPRELIEHSLNVSPTAKPIKQKLRQFTQDKKEAIRVEITWLLAAGFIKEVYHPDWLANPVLIQKKNKEWRMCVVRYSIRDELRYVLRIHFPASNNAAEYEAALYGLRITVSLAVKRLMVYGDSALVINQVNKDWSYTSEKMDAYCAKIRKLEGKFYGLEFHHVVRDENTAVDRLSKIGSTRGQVPARVFVQDLRTLSIKQGGEVDEAPLAEQLVLAIPMLYSDWREQFIKYLTTAEVPTDKTEMERLIHRSKHYVLVDGKLMWKNAKEELLQKCISKEEGFYWPSTVVDAEALVQRCEGCQFFAKQIHVLAQALQTIPASWPFASLGLDMIGPFKAAPRGFKYVYVAIDKFSKWIEYKPIVTSTAKKAVELFEDIIHRFDLSNSIITDLGSTFTGSAFWDFCEDRYISIKLVSVAHPRANGQVERANGMILDALKKRLHEKEEKHPGRWLKELPAVVWGLRTQPSRNTGVSPYFLVYGSEAVLPADVAFQAPRVENFDAEKSEQHRPEDVDRLEEERPITCVRTAKYLEGLRRYYNRNV from the exons ATGCCTGGGGTGCCGCGGgagttgatcgagcactccttaaacgtctcgccgaccgccaagccgatcaagcagaagcttcgaCAATTCACGCAAGACaagaaggaggcaattagggtagaaataacatGGCTCTTAGCAGCCGGTTTtatcaaagaggtgtatcatcctgATTGGCTGGCTAATCCAGTCCTTATacaaaagaagaataaagaatggaggat GTGTGTTGTTCGTTACTCCATCCGGGACGAGCTCCGCTATGTCCTACGGATTCACTTCCCGGCCTCCAATAATGCCGCTGAATACGAGGCGGCGCTTTATGGTCTCCGCATCACCGTTTCCCTTGCCGTTAAACGTCTAATGGTGTATGGAGATTCTGCGCTAGTTATTAACCAGGTCAATAAGGACTGGTCCTACactagcgagaagatggatgcttactgcgctaaaattaggaagcttgaaggaaaattttaTGGTCTTGAGTTCCATCATGTTGTTCGTGATGAGAACACAGCAGTCGACCGCCTATCTAAGATAGGGTCGACCAGAGGTCAAGTTCCAGCTAGAGTTTTCGTTCAAGATCTAAGGACATTGTCGATCAAGCAGGGGGGAGAAGTTGATGAAGCACCCCtagccgagcagttagttctgGCGATTCCTATGCTCTACAGCGACTGGagagagcaattcatcaagtacctcactacTGCAGAGGTGCCGACCGACAAGACTGAGATGGAACGCCTCATTCATCGCAGCAAGCATTATGTCTTGGTTGATGGAAAGCTGATGTGGAAGAATGCGAAGGAGGAGTTGTTGCAGAAGTGCATCTCTAAGGAAGAAG gtttctactggccctcTACTGTTGTAGATGCAGAAGCACTAGTTCAGCGATGTGAAGggtgtcaatttttcgccaagcagatACATGTTCTAGCACAGGCCCTACAGACGATCCCagcctcttggccatttgcaagcttgggactggatatgattggaccTTTTAAAGCCGCCCCGAGAGGATTCAAATATGTTTATGTTGCCATTGACAAGTTTTCTAAATGGATTGAGTACAAGCCTATCGTCACGTCTACAgcgaagaaagcagtcgagctatTTGAAGACATAATTCATAGGTTTGATCtatcgaacagcatcatcaccgatttGGGATCTACATTCACCGGTAGCGCTTTCTGGGACTTTTGTGAAGACCGATACATCTCCATCAAGCTTGTCTCGGTTGCCCACCCTAGAGcaaacggccaggtcgaacgggctaaCGGCATGATATTAGATGCCCTCAAGAAGAGACTCCACGAGAAGGAGGagaagcatccgggcagatggctcaaagagttgccGGCTGTGGTCTGGGGGCTGCGGACTCAGCCCAGTCGCAACACTGGTGTCTCGCCTTACTTCCTGGTGTATGGCTCGGAGGCCGTACTACCTGCAGATGTCGCCTTCCAAGCACCCAGGGTGGAGAATTTTGATGCGGAGAAGTCTGAGCAGCACCGACCAGAAGATGTTGATCGTCTAGAAGAAGAGCGCCCGATTACATGTGTTCGGACGGCTAAATATTTGGAAGGGCTACGAAGGTACTACAATCGCAACGTTTAG
- the LOC136488668 gene encoding uncharacterized protein has protein sequence MVADFDTAYHAILGRPALAKFMVIPHYAYLVMKMLAERGILSLRANIAVAYACERERESLALAEALDLSARMDSCLVVSKEVPMEEQEIPMVEAPRAAMKAKETKDVDLVIGDKNKTAKIGANLNPK, from the coding sequence atggtggccgactttgacaccgcctaccacgccatccttggccgaccggctctagccaagttcatggtcataccgCACTATGCGTACTTGGTCATGAAGATGTTGGCAGAACGAGGAATCCTGAGCTTGCGTGCCAACATCGCCGTCGCCTATGcttgcgagagagagagagagagccttgCGCTCGCTGAGGCGCTCGATCTTTCTGCACGCATGGATAGCTGTCTCGTCGTGTCGAAGGAGGTACCCATGGAGGAGCAGGAGATTCCGATGGTGGAAGCACCCCGAGCAGCCATGAAGGCCAAGGAGACCAAGGACGTGGACCTCGTTATCGGTGACAAAAACAAGACTGCCAAGATCGGGGCCAACCTCaatcccaaatag
- the LOC136488671 gene encoding uncharacterized protein → MASVEDIVNVADRLINFLVGVAGIGLLGWSVPGSSLALLIFGSLLARVDEVGCIGSISFFLTTSLVVGVSSFTSPTLGARSVATGDLNFTSTEHLQPAPLVPIAAPAAPAALAAPAAPVAPVAVPDSTSPGATFDGLDVSSARNEAQSAPSNQDSVQGTSGGRKRKQSHIGAAIDGFVQFKKMQTSKTMEALNEKKKQDEAFSVDKCLDEVDAMELTDVEKAYAMNIFKSEIDREVFMKMKNKNVRLIWLKQQISAICRGNVGGGNV, encoded by the exons ATGGCGAGCGTTGAGGACATTGTGAACGTCGCCGATAGGCTGATCAACTTCCTGGTTGGCGTTGCCGGCATTGGCCTGTTGGGGTGGTCGGTTCCTGGCTCCTCGCTGGCCTTGTTGATTTTTGGCTCCCTACTGGCCAGGGTTGACGAG GTTGGCTGCATTGGCAGCATCTCCTTCTTCCTGACGACGTCGCTCGTGGTCGGGGTTTCTAGCTTCACGAGCCCCACGCTGGGCGCTA GAAGTGTTGCTACAGGAGATCTAAACTTCACATCAACTGAGCACTTGCAGCCTGCTCCTCTTGTTCCTATTGCTGCTCCAGCTGCTCCGGCTGCTCTGGCTGCTCCAGCTGCTCCAGTTGCTCCTGTTGCAGTGCCTGATAGCACAAGTCCAGGTGCTACTTTTGATGGGCTAGATGTCTCAAGTGCACGCAATGAAGCTCAGTCTGCACCTTCCAATCAAGATTCTGTGCAAGGAACGAGTGGTGGGAGAAAGCGTAAGCAAAGTCACATTGGTGCTGCTATTGATGGTTTTGTGCAGTTTAAGAAGATGCAAACAAGTAAAACAATGGAAGCACTCAATGAAAAGAAGAAACAAGACGAAGCATTTTCAGTCGACAAGTGTCTCGATGAAGTTGATGCAATGGAACTtactgatgtggagaaggcgtatGCTATGAATATCTTCAAATCTGAGATAGATAGGGAGGTATTCatgaaaatgaaaaacaaaaatgtTCGCTTGATTTGGCTCAAACAGCAGATTAG TGCTATCTGTAGAGGCAATGTTGGTGGAGGCAATGTTTGA